A window of the Carassius carassius chromosome 36, fCarCar2.1, whole genome shotgun sequence genome harbors these coding sequences:
- the angptl5 gene encoding angiopoietin-related protein 5, which produces MLEKTAVSLEGAHLHTFTCGTAAYTKMIWTTLFLHLLASSAVVSVVNNHNDPAILTGESEDASLQGQKEHYHRDTDKDKCTMPCEMTAKLMRDEKHSLCNNLQHTIVSYTRNTRKLIRDLIDEQQKSSEFLSSQITELMAKVNTLSSDVQRSNSDIFSVKPMESHGKDCSDIQETLGAVSPKIPSGIYIIQPENTDVSFEVFCEMDYMEGGWTVIQRRMDGLTDFKQMWSQYLDGFGHLPGEHWLGLRKIFNIVNQRNTRFQLHVSLVSQDDTPAYASYDNFWLEDETKFFAIHLGRYAGSAGDAFRGYDQEQNQDTAPFSTSDVDNDGCSPFCTFANKAVESCSVNQNNTGWWFNQCGKANLNGSPLDQDLSTQSHMHWDTWTKNGTLVKIKSVTMKIRRVEIPNLK; this is translated from the exons ATGCTGGAGAAAACTGCCGTCTCATTGGAAGGAGCACAtcttcacactttcacatgtgggACCGCTGCGTACACCAAAATGATCTGGACCACTTTATTTCTGCATCTTCTTGCATCATCAGCTGTGGTGAGTGTTGTAAA TAATCACAATGATCCTGCTATATTGACTGGGGAATCTGAGGATGCCTCTCTACAAGGCCAAAAAGAGCATtatcacagagacacagacaaagACAAATGCACTATGCCATGTGAAATGACTGCAAAGCTAATGCGTGATGAGAAACATTCCTTGTGTA ATAACCTCCAGCATACCATAGTGTCATATACAAGAAACACTAGGAAGTTGATCAGAGATCTCATTGATGAACAGCAGAAATCCTCAGAATTTCTATCAAGTCAG ATAACTGAGCTTATGGCCAAAGTAAACACACTCAGTTCAGATGTGCAGAGAAGCAACAGTGACATCTTTTCGGTAAAGCCCATGGAGTCCCACG GGAAAGACTGTAGTGACATCCAAGAGACGCTAGGTGCCGTTTCTCCAAAAATCCCTAGTGGGATTTATATAATTCAGCCAGAAAACACAGATGTTTCCTTTGAGG TGTTCTGTGAGATGGATTACATGGAGGGTGGATGGACAGTAATACAGAGACGGATGGATGGACTCACTGACTTCAAACAAATGTGGTCACAGTACTTGGATGGATTTGGACACTTACCAG GTGAACACTGGTTGGGTTTGAGAAAAATCTTCAATATTGTCAATCAAAGAAACACACGCTTCCAGCTGCACGTGTCTCTGGTCTCGCAAGATGACACCCCCGCCTATGCTTCATATGACAATTTCTGGCTTGAAGACGAAACTAAATTCTTTGCAATACACCTTGGCAGATATGCTGGTAGTGCAG GTGATGCTTTTCGAGGGTATGACCAAGAGCAGAATCAAGACACAGCCCCTTTCAGTACCTCTGACGTTGACAACGACGGTTGTTCTCCATTCTGCACTTTTGCTAATAAAGCTGTTGAGAGCTGCAGTGTGAACCAGAATAACACAGGATGGTGGTTTAATCAGTGTGGCAAGGCAAATCTGAATGGCTCACCACTGGATCAAGATCTCTCCACCCAGTCACATATGCACTGGGACACCTGGACCAAAAATGGCACACTTGTCAAAATCAAATCGGTGACTATGAAGATCAGAAGAGTTGAGATtccgaatttaaaataa